The Arachis duranensis cultivar V14167 chromosome 9, aradu.V14167.gnm2.J7QH, whole genome shotgun sequence genomic sequence ACTTTGTTAGTTGATTTTTAAGTTCTTGCTTACAGGCAGGCGAGGCTTTAACTCAAGTGGTAATTTATATGCTGCATCTGGTTGGGTTTAAATTTGGACGAATGCACcaagtattaaaaaaaaaaatattatatgggAGATTTTATAACATAAANNNNNNNNNNNNNNNNNNNNNNNNNNNNNNNNNNNNNNNNNNNNNNNNNNNNNNNNNNNNNNNNNNNNcaaaaaaaaaaaaaaaaaatcttgctTAGAGGTTATGGTGAGGTAACACCTACTCGCAGTTAGCGATGTAAGGTTTTCTAATTTAAAGATCCCTTTAAGATTTTATGTCTGCACAATAgtaaaaatgattttgtttgtctttttattagtttaattttttgtaaaaaataattttataatataatatcagaatttttataaaaaaatagaagttaattcttgttattttttaaaaatataaaaaataatataagacaacttttttatttaaaaattaaatagataaaAGGAATGAACTATGACTCAATCATTTTTTCTGTCCTTTATTATCTTTTGTTTCAAAATCAAACTAcaactattttatattatttatatatttttttattagtttaaatttttaagaaaaatacttTTGTTACaggaaaactaataaaaaaaatagaaagatgtatggaattttttattttaataaataaaatgaatgtaatatttatcaaaataaataaatttaaaagtaattaccgatttaaattctcttgtcgtatctcgtttacagtgtaaacgagatgcTGCCTGTCCGCGCCTATATATACAAGTCGTTTATAGCTTAGTTCCGGGCTCCAGTTTGATTTTGTCAACCTCTTTCTTCCCTCTTTTAATCCTTTCTGACCATACCTTCGACTGAATCAGGGATGGTGCGCCAGGTGGGGAATGATGGAGACATTAACAGGCTGAACGAGACGACACATTACGCCGGGGCGGCCGACTTTAAGGTTAATTTTGTTATGTTTGTTTAATTTAAGGATGTGGCCATTGTTAGGGTAGTCATGAAGAACTGGAACGTAGTTATATGAATTAGGAGTTAGGTCTGTAGGAGGAATTTAGAATTATATTCGCTTGTGCTAGGTTGGTATGACATAATTATTAGTTTGGAACTCCGTTATTCTTGTGctatattattagtatttataaCGCTATAGTTAGGATTTGCTTATTATGAAATGTGTAATGTAGAGACACATGTAGGCTAGAAAGttgaaatattttattcttaaggctaaattatttttttttcattcttcagATGCCTCGCCTCCTACTGCCCCAGCGAGTGAACCATACTTTACCTCCATCCGACGTCATCGTCCCATATCTGGTTGAGGCTGGATTCGGTGACATGGTGCCCCTCGGGGATTTTACTTTTGACAACTCCCTGATATTGGCACTCGTGGAGCGATGGCGTCTAGAGACGCATACGTTTCATCTGCGGTGGGGTGAGGTCATTATCACCCTGCAGGACGTGGCGTATCACCTCGGCCTACGCGCACACGGTAACCTTGTCGGGAGTGCCTCTGTGACTTTGGTAGGTGGTACCAGACGGAGATGTGGGCGTTGGTGGAGCAGCTGCTCGGCGCCAGGCCTCTCGTGGCAGCACATACAGCAGGCGGTGAAGAGGAAGGAGTCTTTCACCCTGAAGCTTGTGTGGTTGCGAGATCGTGTCTGCCAGATGCCCCTGACAGACGATCCCGAGACCCTCCGACAGTACGCCAGGTGTTATATCATGTTACTGATCGAAGGGTATCTGATGACCGACAAGTTCAACAATCTGGTGCACCTTCGTTGGCTACCGTTGCTCCGGGACTTTGAGGAGTGTAGGGCGTTTCCTGGGGTTCGGCTATGCTGGCCTGGACTTATTAGTCACTTTGTTCGGCGGCACAGCGGGGCGTTACGGGTATCGCTGGCTGCACTCTGCTGTTGATGTCTTGGATCTATCAGAGATTTCCTCAGTGGTGTCCACCAGATAGAGAGGTCTACCAGTATTCGCTGCCTACGAGGTgagaaatatttatttatgtatttgaattaaataattttgtcaATTCTTTTGGTATGTTACTTCATGAACCGTATATGTTCTCCTGCGATGTATTAAGTTGGTTGGATTACAGCAGCAGAGCAGGGATCAGCATGAGGCCAGGGTCCTGCATTGGAGGGTTTTAATCGACCGACTACGATTCGACGAGGTTAGTCGTAAAATACTTATgtctttatttttagatagaCACCATATGCTTTAGTTTGTGTGTTATCTGGATAATTAGATAGATTTCGTAAAATAATTGTGTTTGTATTATGTCGAAAACTTTTTTTCTTCAGTTTGTATGGAGAGTCTACGATGACCCTGCTATGCAGGCTTTGTACCCGCCCTAGTTTCGTGAGGAGGAGGAGTGGGGGACATGGTTGTCAGCAATGCTCTGAAAATCGGACCGGATCGGCCGGTCGAACCGGTTCAACCAGGAACCGGCAAAAAAATGGTCCGGTCCAGTGTATAAAACTGCAAAATTAAAAACCGTTCAAAAATCGTTGAACTGGCCGATTACCGACAGGTCGGACCGGACCGGAACCCGCCGGTTTACTGAAAACGACATCGTTTCCTTCCTTGAAAGGGAAAAATCCACGCGTTATCTTTATCCCCAATTCCCCTTTTCTTCAACTCCTTCCTTAAGGCAAAGAGCAAATTGCCCTAACCTCCCCCAATGAAAGCAAACCCTAGCCTCCACCAATAGTTGTCCCCGTCTGTCGGAGTGAGAGACTGCTGCCGCCGTCTGTCGCACTCAAGAACTTCCGTCTTCGTGCTCTCGGGCCTCTCGCCGGATCCTCTACGTCGAGTGCTCGCATCTCGCCGTTCTCCTCTGTGCTCGGTTGCTCGCGCCTCCCTTCGCCAGCGAGTGCTCGAGCTGTGCGTGTTGGTTGCTGCTCGTCGTCCGTGGTTGTCTCTGCTCGATTCTGCCTCCCAGTCTCACTCGAGTCTCGTCTCAGTCACTGGCATCTCATGGTTTGTTTGTCTCGTCACCGGCGGCAGAAGCAACTCATGGGGGTGTCTCTTGCTTCGTCGCCTTCCGTGGGGTGATCGCCGACTCGCCGTCGACCGTTGGTGAGTCCCTGCACCATCGCTTCCCTGTTCTCTCTTTTTCAGATTTTTCTTCTCCCTGTATTTTTGCATGTTGCTGAATTGCTAATCAAATTTGCCTTGTTGCTGTAAATTGGGACTTTACTTggatttgttaaatttgttgctgTAACTTAAATTTGTTGCTTCTCAATCACAGAATCAGAACAGAATACTCAGTCAGTGCTTGGTTGATTGGGTTGAAAACTGTTGAATCTTTTCACTGTTCCTTCAGtactttttgttgttgttaatcattgtgatgagctttattaaaattgggttgaaaactattgaattttttttcatttttcattgttcttaacttctgttcttattaaaaaatttgcaattggtgatcttttgatttattatatgcttcatgtttttaatttcactCTACTTCTAGGCTTTGAAATCAGTTTATGATAACTGTGATGCAATTATTTAGTTGGATAACTGATGTAATTATTGAGTTCAAGAGATTGAGTTTTTGATTTGCAAGGtgatttttggttgattttttatttaatttggtaaTAGTGTTTATGATTGGGGTTATCtgattttcattctttttgaatttgGTAACAGTGTGATTACTTGTTGCTGTTTGTAATGTTTGTTGCTGAATGATGATTGTTCTTTCTTGCCTCTGTTTAGTAATGTTTATTGAAATTTTGtactttttcaatgcatatttGTATATGTGTTATTAGTCAAAGTCATGTCAAGGCCATGCAAATTTATTCAATGTAGTTAAGCATTGCTTGCCTAGTCCAGTATGTATGCTCTCTGCTTCCCTAGAGTAAACATTTTGCGAATTCATGAATATTATAATGTTTCTTAGAGACAAATTCACAGGGGGAGCATTGTATAATCTCATGTTAACAACAGAGACAAAAACTTACCTCACTATACTATATAATCATGCATCTAAGCTCATATCTATTTCCAGTTAGTTTGTAGTTTTGTACTATACGTGATTTGTACATATCattgtaaaagaaaaaataacaatgGTTACAATTGTTTGTTGAAAATGTGCAAACTTTAGTCATGAAAGTTGTTTGTATGATGTGAGATCTCAATGAATAAGTACCTTTGCATTGTATTCAATGATTATGTTGTCTGAATGACAGTGTTGTCATGAGACAAAAAATGGGTTGAGTTATATTTcaggatgtttatttataatttatttattattttattttaaaatgatttttccGGTTGAACCACGGTTAGACCGGTTGGACcaataaaccagtgaaccagtagcTAGAGCAGTTcgatgaccggtccggttctcaGAACCTTGGTTGTCAGCCCCTATTGTGCTTCAATATTGTCCAGTTTCACCACGTTGATCAAGTGAAACGGCAGTTCAATGGAGAGCAGCAGGTACCAGACACTCTGGTAAATCTTAATAGGTGAGATTGATGTTATATTTCGACTTACCATTTTCACTGACAAGTACTTGACTACCACTGGTCGTGATGAGGATGTATGGTGGCTGCTGAAGCTGAAGGAGTGGTATGATAGATGGCACCAGAGGTTTCATCCCGGTCGTCGGATCTCTGTGTACCACACCTTCGATACCAGGCCGACCTTAGAGTACTATGACTAGTGGTGTGGGGCTTGCCGTGTTAGGCATCTGTCAGGGCAGGAGGTACTGGAGGACCCGAGACTGGCGGAGTTGCCCCCTGACGTACAACCCACTGCCAGCCAGCCCAGGGACGATCTTGCCCTTCCTCGGGGCGTGCCTGATCGACGTCGATGTGCCTGAGATCTGTCGGATATAACCAGCAAGTCGTCTTGTGGGGTGATGTGGCGCCTCAGATTAGCAAGGAAGAACGACCATGACTCTGTGCTCTCGGACTCGACTATGGCAAAAGCAATTGGCAGTATGTTGATGTTTCCGTCTTGCTCCACCGCAATAAGCAACAATCCACTGTACCTGCCATATAGATGCGTGCCGTCTACGGATACAAACGGCTTGCAATGATTGAAGGCCTTGACACATGACGGAAAAGCCCAAAATACTTTGTCGAACATGCAGCGATCGCGTACCATGAGGTGTCCATCGTAGTATGGTTTGACGCGTAGGTTACAAATGGTGCTGGGAAAATAGCTCAGCAGTGCCTGAAGCAGCTTCGGCACCTTGTTGTACGACTCTTCCCAATCCCCGTAGATCCGTGCAATTGCCTTCTGCTTTACCATCCACACCTTTATGTATGAGGGTTTGAAGTGATAGCTTGCTTGGACCATACCTTGCAAGACCGGGATACTGACAGAGGGGTTAGACTGTATCAAGGGCAATATGACCCTGCAGATGAGACTGCTATCTAACTGACGATGGTCTTGAGACATGGTGGATGCTAGACAATTGTGCGGTCCACCAAACCTCCGAACCTCCCTAATCACAACAAAACATTTATGCTTACACTATATCTCTAACCTACATAACATATCATACAAAAGTACTCAAATTTACAATTAAATTTGAACTTACCAGTATCCGAGATTCTGACGAAGGGCCACACGGAGGCTCCATTAACAACCATTGCCGGCTTGACAGCACTGCACATAGTACTTTAACCGGTCGGACTTGATCACCCGGTACTCAACACTCCTGCGAATACTGTAGTTTTTCACACCTTGAAGCACCGCCTCTCGACACCTGAACCTGTGGCCGATCCGAAACTCTACACTGCCGTCTAGGTTGTAATTCGCTTCACAGGTGTTAGAAACCGGGTTCCTCTCATGCATGGCGTCCAAATCTAGACTGTGATAGTGACTTGGCACTGCCTATAGCACCGGAATCGGGTGAGGTGGAGGTAGCACATGGTGCGCCACAGCCCCGACAAGTGTCTCCAGcacaaactcatcctcattgccACCATCGGATGACTTACTGTCCACACTGTCCGCCACGTAATCTTCGTCCGACTCCTCTTCACCCTCCTATGCCTCATGCTCTAGAATGGCGACATGAATGGGCGGCGGTGCGAGAGATCAGTCGTCCTGCACATAGGTTTCGTGTATAGAACCACCACTACCACCGTGACCCACCTCGGCAGACAGTCCATTACCTGTTCTACCATGATCCTCCCATAGATGTCGAACATCAGTCGCACATGCTCGTCCCCTTGAAGTCGGAATAGTCGAAACCAGAAGACTCCGTTTTCCATAGGTGCCAGCAACCTATACCCCACCCTTCCTATCTCCCTTGCTTCTGTACCACCGACCttgctcaatatcaaactcttcaaaTCCGACAACGTCTCCACACGCTGAGTGCGAAATAATATCGGATCCTGACACTCAAACGTCACCTCGTTGTCACCATTTCTCATACGACAATTGGGATAGACAAGCACAACTATGAATGGATTGTTACTGTCCATTTAGCTTTGTTTTTGTGAGAAAAACGAGACAGAGAAATGATATGAAATGTGTGTAGAAAATATCAAGGGTTACACATCCTTTTATAGATGCTgaatatttgtctttttttaatctcgtttacagtgtaaacgagatatacacgTGTTGCGTTAACGTGTCATATCTCGTTtgcactgtaaacgagatatgacaagaaaatttaaatcgataaatcttcataaaattatttttttttggtaaatataatatttattttatttattaaaataaaaaatccaagatGTATGTATGTGGCCGATAAATGTCGTACAAAACTGTGATAAAATTTTAGCTTCTGAATGTTTATGTTTGTAGATTGGTTCTGATTAGTTTAAGAGTacctttttcattttgattttaatgtcttctgtttttaaaaattagtgaaaaaagaaaaaaatagtaaaaaaaatatttttcacttctttcatttttacttttttataaaattttgaacatgaaaaatattgaaaatagaaatggaaaataaaaaaacacatctAAATATGCCCTTATTTTACATAATCTAGTAAACATATTCCACACTCTCACCTAGGGTTTCATCtaaatactctctctctctctcacacacacacatttTTGAGAATCACgctttttaatttgttactgaatacatctttttttaaacaTGACTAGTCCGAAAGAAAGGGAAAAGTCAATGAGTCATTCTCCTTtattttccttcaattcacACTATTGGATTATGTCATCAACTTTTGAAAAGGACCTCCAACGAAagattaatgattaattaattatataaggTGGCTGCAACGATAGACAGTGGAGAAGGTGCAGGTATCCTTCCTACATGGAAAGAgttataaacttttttttttttgttggtcaTGGAAAGAGTTATAAACTTATACATGTCAAGTGgtagaaattaaattattgcTAATTCATCAGCTCAATTATTCTACGTTAAATATTTGCTATTTTGTCCTTTTCaagattaaattttgaatttgtacTAAATTTCTTAATTGTAAAGTCAAATAAATTATAAGAAATGAAATTCAGagtgaaaaatcatcaaaatctCTTTTggctttcattagtttttaacagaataaaatatcaaattcatcAAACCTTTTATATATTAGATAAATTACGAAATAAAACATAAGACAAAGTAATATTTTACCTTGTAAATTTTCAGATAATTTATCCCTCGaacatattatttaaaaaaaaaagaataatttgtCATTTGTTAAAACATATTAgagactaatttatttttttataatttatttgaaaCTAATTCATCTAATAATATTTCAAAAGTCAGAAATcggtttcttattttttttttattagatactAATAATTCGTATGAACAAATATCATTAGTTATAACCTAATTTGGAGTTTTACTCTAAGAAAAATAaaccatatttaaattatatagtaCTTATTTGTGAGATAATATTTCATTTCTGAAAAGAAATTACAACCGGTCAAATTAAACAAGCAAACAGAAAGGTGAGAATACAATCAAATTTCTTACCAAAAAATTTAGGTACACAACCTTAGAACAAGTCTTTTCCAGCAGCAACAATTGCAATTTATTGATATTATTCCAAATACTTGATTGAAATATACATCAATCAGCAAGCACAGCATACAAATACAATGAAAAATCACAATCAAATAAGCTTTGGATGATTACCTTGTGCTTTTCACTTCTAGTATTCATCTTCCATGATTCTCTTGGATCTCTGCTCTCTTCATGATCCTGCCTCCATATTTGAATATATCCATCGGACGCCACACTCTTTTATCATTGCTTCCTCTTTGTTTGGTAGCCGAGCAACGAACTTAACTGTCACCTTTGCATTAAAATGGGAATTCTTTTCAGTAATAGATTCTCTTCCTTTAACTGCTTCCATTATCTGCTTTGAACATTCTTCATCATACCATAACAACACATGATCCTGCATAACATTCAGCTGGTATCCAAAGGTCATATCGCAGTCCCATTCGACAATGGCGGAACTTGCTACATGGATACTTTCTCCCCAGCTTGTTTCCAAGTAACATTCGCACTCAAAGTTAATAACAAGTTCATCAGTGCTGCATGATTGTGCTCCAGAAAGAACCAAGAAGAAAATGAACCCACACAAATTGGAGCTTGGAGGCACTTTAGTACTAAATGAAGATTGAGCAGAGTAGTCATGGAAAAACTCTTGAAGTATGCTACCTCTTATAGGAAAGAAATAACAGATCTTCCCAAAATTAATCACAGTATGATCTTCATTGTCTCGTTGTTCTTCCGAGACTTCTGATTCGGTTGTTAGTATTGTTTCCATCCAACATTTTGTCCTAGCAATAGCATCTTTCAGAATGGCATTGCATGAATTTTCATCAAAATTCATGCAGTCCAGGAATATGAAAGTACCTGCATGTTGTTTGGGTGTTTCACTTTCCAAACTCAATATTGTCTTCAAAGATTTACAATCCCATACCTTAAGACATTCAACAGAAGGTGGAAACACTGGTATAAATTGCAGCATTTCACAGTGACAAACTTTAAGAACTTTGAGTTGTGGAAGAAACTTAATGCTTTCAGGTAAGCCTATGACATTGGTTTTATGAAAGCTTAGTTTCACTAATGATGATAGCAAAGAGATGTTGTCAGGGAGTTCGGTTAAGCTATGGCAATTATCAAATTTGAGAAGCTTTACATGTTTGAAAACAGGGCTGGGTAGTACTGAATGCAGAGTGGTGACCACGTCTTGCTCGTGTTCACTGATGTCAGAAAGCATGATTTGATTAGCAAAATTTGCAGGAAGTTTTGCAAGATTCTTGCTAATTGGAAAAGAGAAGTTTACAAGGTGTTTAAGATGCAGAATTGATGGTGGAAGTTCTTTCAAAGGAGTTGATCTCAAATGCAAATGAATTTTGGAATCTTGATGCAGAATTGGGACTGAGAACTCTTGGAGATTAGGGCAGTTATAGGCAACCACTGTATGAAGAGAAGGTGAACAATGGCTACTGCATAGGCTCTTGAGTTCTTTGCATCCATACACAGCTAAAAATTCAAGCTTCTCAAGAGAGAAAATAGAAGGGTGAACATGAGTCAAGCTTTCACAGAAATTGAACCATACTTCTTTTAAATTTGGGGTGGCTGAGAAATTTGGACACTCTATCAAGCGCTTGGAGCCTCGAAGGTCGATTATCTCTAAACTTGGTAAATTCTGtaacaatatatatacatacatacatttaaggtttaggatttaacACTTAAAATTCTATCAAAGACAAacaaatatatacatacatgGTGTTATATCATGCATACCTGTACTCCGTCCCAAAGTTTCTCGACATTGCTGTATGGCATGGAAATCTCAACCAAGTTTTTAGGCCAACCAATGGATGGTAAAGATTTCAATGGATATCCATCCCACTGAATATATCTCAAGCTATTAGGTAATTGAAGATTTGTTGGAAGATACAAATTATTGTTTGTTCTCCTTTCCCCATGACCAATGCTATCAGCAAAGGCAAGTAACCTTAGATTTGGCATCTTTCTAAATGCATTGGAGCTTATATATAGATCTGTGGTTTGAGTCATGTCCAAGAATATGCTTTCAATTGCATCAGTCCCCTGACAAATAAATACAACAATCAATGTTAATGTAATATTCAATAAGCTATATTTCATATATGTTTTTGGAAACAACACAAAGAATCATTTTCTCTTACTTTATCATTCTTCAGTATGTCACAAACTTCATCAGGGTTCCACAATCTACTTTGTCCCCCAGGAATTTTAGCAGACTCTTCACAGACAATTTCTTGACCCATCTCTTGTATCAAGTCATGCATTTGTATTCTCTTCATTTTGGTTATTGTTATCAGAGCCTTGTCTAAAAGGTTTCTTATCCCTATATTTGCATGGAAACCACAGGAATTCAATatcattattactttttctctttcttccccTTTGAAAAAACATGCAATGTCAAGAAATATATTCTTTTCTGCATCATCCAATTCATCAAAGCTCAATCTCAACACCTTATGAACATTTGCATCAGGAGTTCCTTTCAATTTTGCTAGTGCACTGTCCCACTCATTTTCACTTTTGGAACGAAGAAACGATCCCAAAACCTTTAGAGCTAAAGGGTTGCCTTTGGCATAAGCAACTGCTCTCTTCGATAGCTCCCGGAATCCATTCTCAGGTGGATGGATTTGGTTAAAGGCATTCAAGCTAAAGAGTTTAAGGGAGTTATGATAGTTCATTTCCTTGACTTCAAGAATTTGGTCAAGTGCTCTACTTGTAAGGACATGCTTATCTCGAGTTG encodes the following:
- the LOC127741500 gene encoding uncharacterized protein LOC127741500, whose amino-acid sequence is MHERNPVSNTCEANYNLDGSVEFRIGHRFRCREAVLQGVKNYSIRRSVEYRVIKSDRLKEVRRFGGPHNCLASTMSQDHRQLDSSLICRVILPLIQSNPSVSIPVLQGMVQASYHFKPSYIKVWMVKQKAIARIYGDWEESYNKVPKLLQALLSYFPSTICNLRVKPYYDGHLMVRDRCMFDKVFWAFPSCVKAFNHCKPFVSVDGTHLYGRYSGLLLIAVEQDGNINILPIAFAIVESESTESWSFFLANLRRHITPQDDLLAANTGRPLYLVDTTEEISDRSKTSTAECSQRYP
- the LOC107464407 gene encoding disease resistance protein RPV1 isoform X2, whose product is MDLQKLNLDNTNETENSFVKDQNYAHIESLLRTQPREVQVIGVWGMGGIGKTTIAAAIFEEFSPKYEVNCFLANVREESSKHGFKYILNKLLCELLQEDIHIDTPTIISSNIMNRLRHKKALIVLDDVSSSDLLDLLLGVGHDYLGVGSRVIVTTRDKHVLTSRALDQILEVKEMNYHNSLKLFSLNAFNQIHPPENGFRELSKRAVAYAKGNPLALKVLGSFLRSKSENEWDSALAKLKGTPDANVHKVLRLSFDELDDAEKNIFLDIACFFKGEEREKVIMILNSCGFHANIGIRNLLDKALITITKMKRIQMHDLIQEMGQEIVCEESAKIPGGQSRLWNPDEVCDILKNDKGTDAIESIFLDMTQTTDLYISSNAFRKMPNLRLLAFADSIGHGERRTNNNLYLPTNLQLPNSLRYIQWDGYPLKSLPSIGWPKNLVEISMPYSNVEKLWDGVQNLPSLEIIDLRGSKRLIECPNFSATPNLKEVWFNFCESLTHVHPSIFSLEKLEFLAVYGCKELKSLCSSHCSPSLHTVVAYNCPNLQEFSVPILHQDSKIHLHLRSTPLKELPPSILHLKHLVNFSFPISKNLAKLPANFANQIMLSDISEHEQDVVTTLHSVLPSPVFKHVKLLKFDNCHSLTELPDNISLLSSLVKLSFHKTNVIGLPESIKFLPQLKVLKVCHCEMLQFIPVFPPSVECLKVWDCKSLKTILSLESETPKQHAGTFIFLDCMNFDENSCNAILKDAIARTKCWMETILTTESEVSEEQRDNEDHTVINFGKICYFFPIRGSILQEFFHDYSAQSSFSTKVPPSSNLCGFIFFLVLSGAQSCSTDELVINFECECYLETSWGESIHVASSAIVEWDCDMTFGYQLNVMQDHVLLWYDEECSKQIMEAVKGRESITEKNSHFNAKVTVKFVARLPNKEEAMIKECGVRWIYSNMEAGS